A genomic segment from Zerene cesonia ecotype Mississippi chromosome 5, Zerene_cesonia_1.1, whole genome shotgun sequence encodes:
- the LOC119840025 gene encoding uncharacterized protein LOC119840025: MSVDKAADIKSKEIDKIKRRHKPDDTVVATGLFNGTEDTIRFAKMENVNDKTGKPTELYLQGNSHLISSTTSSLADTPGDSGVQCLDSDNSEATSQALMSHSLIGAEELACDSIYDAAPSGSQEMIKSTNSSIMTRSDIDNQNMGVPDDIVPELLVETNKKPVYDNLPDVVLKALESEKVSTEEVKKSALRTSEPKKSLSEDIVYRRRCRKKSQSGPSSQKKRVSFHEDILNNTKTDNIHIERGFISYGPDSAYCDKFRQKSNASERFSWCASGDRSPKYAADVAQQTMSDILTYGDCKQDRSGIFEYCQDFRKRNQDTNGNKDKDNNNETRPNGKLYGCDSNSSDSNFSCDSESSSSESSSSNSNKTEAPVGNRKCDKTQKSHSCDEFENNGHVAFMRKTYFSEADIDQSHDRRKKPLEVPQSPITVKSVLKKKRYITTNIVEERKQNSKVLNLLDTNNIIDSLKNFYKNFNFNFAPEKGLPENSFELNNVIEALPCDVNKNKKLSKSLDSGFQIDDEDDFVEINLNSQCSDAEKPKDIITPSKNPIQHERTPEGSPRHKLTLNMQAQNDKKSNSKPEALPPLSKYVVNCESTVYEHKGVSYSYVHDTFQTAFEAPKESFVPIPETTPVNELVSSSSKSDFNQKADGDSSSRTSTPKRQYNKNIQEETEQKNGVSKHLSSPKKQNVNRYSRKSASTVQKNDETQQAISDNCSNTDNSTLKGADDFNDELFDSPSNQKLQSNKSALLNRYLKNVCQRKDLELKIRNNKFYQTKLRLEKHFPSIIYPFKHMSETYHISAERMSRLIDKEVIENKRLSVRLLTADEPSYFDSFEDNVAIECNEKLRLQIFSHPNETLNRMMKVQSPYNMEDGSWTPLLVFITDYALYVASVKSGGTEYDILCRLPHNELDAIAVGPEAQYIQIIDVAGNIACSVVTGESTLGARLASSLEWSARTSPLRIPRPPAMLPFNCHHLASAVTRQRHEKRVPPILFYGRACSGDAEDRLIDAPGAFAPPLEGYLMCRTDKSRRFEPCYFLLRAGVLHWGPHSPDGTPLPHNIALRAVVGVRRHVDASRRPHCFEIALNDSSRLLLAAPDDPTASSWLQSLLLHAAQSLEEKDTTKKPDPRTGPPPACTVLVTPFEVISLRDTLDLAFVAGAAAYLKDRGSEALLKEYIEEMNADIEILACGSIKNLTAFKIPDTDENWCCLEWSVCEARERGAGLALVLASSNELERLIAAVERAYCDLTSEPFPLSVVEASKSACSAAHAKYEAAWSHMLPSHQ, from the exons ATGTCTGTGGACAAGGCTGCTGATATTAAAAGCAAGGAGATCGATAAAATCAAACGTCGTCATAAACCTGACGACACTGTTGTTGCAACAGGGTTATTTAATGGTACTGAAGATACTATTCGTTTTGCAAAAATGGAAAATGTAAACGATAAGACAGGGAAGCCAACTGAATTATACCTTCAAGGCAACTCCCATCTCATATCTAGTACAACCAGTAGTTTGGCTGATACTCCTGGAGATTCTGGTGTACAATGTTTGGACAGTGATAATTCAGAAGCAACAAGCCAAGCTCTTATGTCACATAGTTTAATTGGTGCTGAAGAGTTAGCCTGTGATAGTATATATGATGCAGCTCCTTCTGGCTCACAGGAAATGATAAAAAGTACAAACAGCAGCATCATGACTCGAAGTGACATAGATAATCAGAATATGGGTGTCCCAGACGATATTGTGCCTGAACTTTTGgtggaaacaaataaaaaacctgTCTATGACAATTTACCTGATGTTGTTCTAAAAGCATTAGAAAGTGAAAAAGTGTCAACAGAGGAGGTGAAAAAGTCTGCATTGAGAACCAGTGAGCCAAAGAAATCACTATCTGAGGACATTGTGTATAGGAGGAGATGCAGAAAGAAGTCTCAAAGTGGACCAAGTTCACAAAAAAAGAGAGTGTCTTTCCATGAAGACATATTGAACAACACAAAAACTGATAACATTCACATTGAGAGAGGCTTCATATCATACGGTCCAGATAGTGCATATTGTGATAAGTTTAGACAGAAATCCAACGCTAGTGAAAGGTTCTCATGGTGTGCTTCAGGTGATAGGTCCCCAAAGTATGCAGCAGACGTAGCACAGCAAACAATGTCAGATATTCTCACATATGGTGATTGCAAGCAGGACAGAAGtggtatatttgaatattgccAGGACTTCAGAAAACGCAATCAAGACACCAATGGTAATAAAGACAAGGACAATAACAATGAAACAAGGCCAAATGGAAAGTTGTATGGCTGTGATTCTAATAGCTCAGACTCAAATTTTAGCTGTGATTCTGAATCATCAAGCAGTGAATCTTCATCGTCCAATTCTAATAAAACCGAAGCTCCAGTAGGTAATAGAAAGTGTGACAAGACTCAAAAATCACATTCATGTGatgaatttgaaaacaatGGCCATGTTGCTTTTATGAGAAAAACTTACTTCTCCGAAGCCGATATAGATCAGTCTCATGATAGGAGAAAGAAACCTCTTGAAGTGCCTCAAAGTCCTATTACTGTGAAAtctgttttaaaaaagaaaagatacaTCACAACAAATATTGTTGAAGAAAGGAAACAAAACAGTAAAGTATTAAATCTGCTGGATACCAATAACATAATTGACTCCTTAAAAAATTTCTACAAAaacttcaattttaattttgcccCTGAAAAAGGGTTGCCTGAAAATagctttgaattaaataatgtaattgaaGCATTGCCATGTGAtgtgaacaaaaataaaaaactttccAAAAGTCTAGATTCTGGATTTCAAATTGATGATGAAGACGATTTTGTAGAGATAAATCTCAATTCTCAATGTTCAGATGCAGAGAAACCAAAGGATATAATAACACCATCCAAAAATCCTATTCAGCATGAGAGAACACCTGAGGGCTCACCAAGGCATAAACTTACACTTAATATGCAAGCtcaaaatgacaaaaaatctAATAGTAAACCTGAAGCTTTGCCACCTCTGAGCAAATATGTTGTGAATTGTGAAAGTACAGTATATGAACACAAAGGTGTATCATATAGTTATGTCCATGATACATTCCAAACCGCCTTTGAAGCTCCAAAGGAATCCTTTGTCCCTATACCAGAAACTACACCAGTGAATGAATTAGTCAGTAGTTCAAGCAAATCTGACTTCAACCAAAAAGCGGACGGTGATTCTTCCAGCAGAACGTCAACACCAAAAAGAcagtataacaaaaatatccaAGAAGAAACTGAGCAAAAGAATGGTGTGTCGAAACATTTGTCGTCGccgaaaaaacaaaatgttaatagATACAGCCGAAAATCCGCGTCAACCGTACAGAAAAATGACGAAACGCAGCAGGCAATTAGCGATAATTGTTCCAACACAGATAACTCGACCTTGAAGGGTGCGGATGATTTCAATGACGAATTATTTGACAGCCCATCAAATCAAAAGTTGCAATCTAATAAGTCGGCCTTATTAAACAGatacttaaaaaatgtgtgtCAGAGGAAAGACCTTGAGTTGAAGATAAGAAACAATAAGTTTTATCAGACCAAGTTGCGACTAGAAAAGCATTTTCCCAGTATCATATATCCGTTTAAACATATGTCGGAAACGTACCACATTTCCGCCGAGCGGATGTCCCGTCTTATTGACAAGGAGGTGATAGAGAATAAAAGGCTTTCTGTTCGACTGCTCACGGCCGACGAGCCCTCGTACTTCGACAGCTTCGAGGACAATGTCGCAATTGAATGTAACGAGAAACTCAGGCTACAGATATTTTCACATCCCAATGAAACATTGAATAGG ATGATGAAGGTTCAATCACCATATAACATGGAAGATGGATCGTGGACGCCACTTCTTGTTTTCATAACGGACTACGCTCTCTACGTAGCTAGCGTTAAATCCGGCGGAACAGAATACGACATCTTATGCAGATTACCACATAACGAATTAGATGCGATTGCG gTTGGCCCCGAGGCCCAATATATCCAAATAATCGACGTAGCTGGCAACATTGCTTGTTCAGTTGTCACGGGAGAATCGACCCTCGGCGCGAGGCTAGCATCCTCCTTGGAGTGGAGCGCGCGAACATCACCCCTACGGATTCCCCGCCCGCCCGCGATGTTGCCATTTAATTGTCACCACTTAGCCTCAGCTGTTACGAGGCAGAGGCACGAAAAACGG GTACCTCCCATACTATTCTACGGGCGGGCGTGTTCCGGCGACGCGGAGGACCGGCTCATAGACGCGCCCGGGGCCTTCGCCCCGCCCCTCGAGGGCTACCTCATGTGTCGCACTGATAAGAGCAGAAGATTCGAGCCGTGCTACTTTTTATTACG CGCGGGCGTGCTGCACTGGGGCCCGCACTCGCCGGACGGCACGCCGCTGCCGCACAACATCGCGCTGCGCGCGGTGGTGGGGGTGCGGCGCCACGTGGACGCGTCGCGCCGCCCGCACTGCTTCGAGATCGCGCTCAACGACTCCAGCAGGCTGCTGCTGGCCGCGCCCGACGACCCCACCGCCTCCTCCTGGCTGCAGTCCTTGTTGTTGCACGCGGCGCAG TCCCTAGAAGAAAAAGACACGACAAAGAAACCAGACCCACGCACCGGTCCACCACCAGCGTGCACCGTACTGGTGACACCATTCGAGGTGATCAGTTTACGGGATACGCTCGACTTGGCGTTCGTAGCGGGAGCGGCTGCCTATCTTAAGGATAGGGGCTCGGAGGCGTTGCTCAaag AGTATATCGAAGAAATGAATGCAGACATCGAAATATTGGCGTGCGGCTCCATCAAGAACTTGACGGCTTTCAAAATACCTGATACTGACGAGAATTGGTGTTGCTTG GAGTGGAGCGTGTGCGAGGCGCGCGAGCGAGGCGCGGGGCTCGCGCTAGTGTTGGCGAGCAGCAACGAGCTGGAGAGGCTTATAGCCGCTGTCGAACGCGCCTATTGCGATCTTAcg AGTGAGCCGTTCCCACTCAGTGTGGTAGAAGCTTCCAAGTCAGCGTGCAGCGCCGCGCACGCAAAGTATGAAGCCGCGTGGTCGCATATGCTGCCATCGCACCAATGA
- the LOC119840088 gene encoding nuclear pore membrane glycoprotein 210, producing the protein MGTSVRMLSCMILILTCGFICESAKINTPRVLLPWFENHYVNFTFEIIEGGCYSWSLSRDDIIDLEPLYDDAWGHCSRSARVSVSKTCIPPGSVIILAEEVSTGEILRGDVDIDKISSLKVLSTTWKLYLEEAPEAFEVIAYDDQGNKFSTLEGISFSWTVENIGSTYGDEPLVMLVRWSDTDYEAPKGITEIEAKGQRAHSVLLYGQAMGESRVTACLGQICTDFKLQVVASVVLTPATAYIVRGDALRYRVVRARAGRLTVQDIAETLYTMAIPDPSIAQLEDTISLVRGTELGTAPLYLMSGSTEVTSAILTVVEPYSIRVNIRPSNLIIQGDEFSVHCVVYDQDGHALTAGQDILIRLSVEGEANVDLLRSTENGTITDAIAHSSGTFTVTAKLYSIAGRSVSKRVEGQASAVAVSRVEIVPPELFIAWTDSIQDIKLKHRGGGDEPVTWTENENGHSALSLSDNGVVTVRGVGQMDVGVHLTKYSYIRASGRVWSAVPEMVQVSSSGHARVGRPHYLHIALTATHPSTGELYNFHTCDCNSFAVSLLEGPEPFNVTAVPWMQPVEGACCVVECWWRSRGVSAVRVSRGRAGDVARVAVRAAPALVWPMRAAALTTATLPVLAEGEALTPLSLEPRTADIVPRDGQPPHKYPDVQLFTMKCRRKGEARLELSSEVEGEREASELEVSCAPHVSRVKLEPTEPPGNCSASTRVWIRPGQEVSVKVTLYDAIGRELLDEQGPRMTWETQPNHIGIEYKATDRMFVETNPVYAPVPVPMNYYQLVSAEENAIGWSGVLKADIPEASATIQAKVVAPLKCEPNKVNLAWESEVAPNIATISGGSGRYAVESPKGVTATVDSGILNAILPAPGSYDLTIVDLCVHGERQTVEVNIEEVLSVEVSTARAVCEGACVPISALVRGVSHRYLSSSRDPEWRTSGDVVVKGTNLCGLKEGSGRVRASLAGVWSSEVEVTVFPSLRIVPERSRLPPGARLQLRHAGGPPMHLASLTYKLKQGNSFVEVSPTGAVQGVNLGSARIVLIASDITNVELATAEAEIEVVPITNLRVRASTQTLLVGQPARVWVEAAGLGAAALWALHPPPRAAWTLRDPAAGAAGAATLYTAHAMDMLERTAAEGLSIRVVPLKAGVITIDVRVRNMGQISETRSWDSTIEILAITDIKTSVEGLSKEVATGERLALAVGATVKLHSAPRSNWVSYDDGAFDLRPNGELVAMRPGHGVAVARHKDERNGIHRESIIHVEVATPHYCTAEPSGEDEAGIRVVLRSAIGRQLIGPQANTSVAPPHVAHARPAASGLGTELLLSNIDGTGAFMGFHSTIGGHTVSDEVWVSSTDASVNRILAVGGWVVCLEGVGWRGGGAVRVQAGAGASLALLAAAAPARHALRRDRPAAAATVQQLPIKKMEFIPGEWPASFVPLIIDSDLGTGPVLCTEEQKYALEGVEVELPYICRTKPPHTAQPVLDLKNGQLGCSIIPAIQITQSLELDLCAEWETFRTCTKVLLLPLIHVSASKVSLLNPPTIFTITGHPQAMKHVKMTASPGLKIEPSIKDSEIVVTVKSESDDCGLGWVNVVSRLTAQDIRVDVERECDIACGTLLGALFSLLRPYLSTIITVAVMAAGYCYVQSKLQQKSPIRLPTEPVQTVLPETPPLRQRSWSRSPYASNGPSTPIYGDASMLPDTSFSPTSRMHSRIL; encoded by the exons atgggTACATCTGTAAGGATGTTGTCCTGCATGATACTTATACTAACATGTGGATTTATATGTGAAAGTGCTAAAATAAACACTCCACGAGTGTTGCTACCATGGTTTGAAAATCATTATGTGAATTTTACGTTTGAAATTATTGAGGGAGGCTGTTATTCAtg GAGTTTGTCTCGCGATGACATCATCGACTTAGAGCCTCTTTACGACGATGCTTGGGGCCACTGTTCACGCAGTGCACGAGTATCGGTATCCAAAACATGTATACCGCCAGGTTCAGTCATAATTCTAGCTGAAGAAGTGAGCACTGGCGAG aTTTTAAGAGGTGACGtagatattgataaaattagtTCATTAAAAGTTTTGAGTACTACATGGAAGCTATATTTAGAAGAGGCACCTGAAGCATTTGAAGTTATTGCTTATGATGATCAAG GCAACAAGTTTTCAACACTAGAAGGAATAAGTTTCAGTTGGACAGTAGAAAATATTGGAAGTACTTATGGAGATGAACCACTGGTCAT gcTAGTTAGATGGAGTGACACAGATTATGAAGCTCCAAAAGGCATTACTGAAATAGAGGCGAAAGGACAGAGAGCACACTCAGTTTTGCTGTATGGGCAAGCAATGGGAGAGTCGAGAGTTACGGCATGCCTTGGACAAATTTGTACAGACTTCAAACTGCAAGTTGTTGCTAGTGTTGTATTGACGCCTGCTACCGCTTATATTGTACGTGGTGATGCTCTACGTTATag aGTTGTCCGGGCTAGAGCTGGAAGGCTTACAGTACAAGATATAGCTGAAACTCTGTATACAATGGCTATACCAGATCCCTCTATTGCACAATTAGAGGACACTATAAGTCTTGTAAGGGGCACAGAGCTAGGCACAGCCCCCTTATACCTAATGTCTGGGTCCACTGAAGTCACATCCGCAATCCTAACAGTTGTTGAACCATATTCCATTAGAGTGAACATTCGGccttcaaatttaattatacaaggAGATGAGTTTTCAGTACATTGTGTTGTTTATGACCAGGATGGTCATGCTTTAACAGCAGGTCAGGATATTTTGATAAGGCTATCTGTAGAGGGCGAGGCTAATGTTGATTTGCTGAGGTCTACAGAGAATGGCACTATTACTGATGCAATTGCACACAGCTCTGGGACATTTACAGTGACAGCAAAGCTTTATTCAATAGCAGGAAGGAGTGTGTCGAAAAGG GTTGAGGGACAAGCTTCAGCAGTTGCTGTTAGTCGCGTCGAGATTGTACCTCCAGAGTTATTTATTGCTTGGACAGATTCAATTCA GgatattaaactaaaacatCGCGGCGGCGGTGACGAACCGGTGACTTGGACAGAAAACGAAAATGGTCACAGTGCTCTTTCTCTGTCTGACAATGGTGTAGTGACTGTGCGTGGAGTGGGACAGATGGATGTTGGCGTGCATTTGACTAAATACTCGTATATACGAGCGTCAGGAAG GGTTTGGTCAGCAGTGCCAGAAATGGTGCAAGTATCGAGTTCGGGACACGCGCGAGTTGGTAGACCACATTATTTGCACATTGCACTAACAGCAACGCATCCATCCACTGGCGAACTGTATAACTTCCACAC ATGTGATTGCAACTCATTCGCTGTATCTTTACTGGAGGGCCCGGAGCCATTTAATGTGACTGCAGTGCCCTGGATGCAGCCAGTTG AGGGCGCTTGCTGCGTGGTGGAGTGCTGGTGGCGCTCGCGCGGCGTGTCTGCGGTGCGCGTGTCGCGGGGGCGCGCGGGTGACGTGGCGCGGGTCGCGGTGCGGGCCGCGCCTGCGCTCGTCTGGCCGATGAGGGCTGCCGCACTCACTACTGCTACGCTGCCC GTACTTGCTGAAGGTGAAGCTCTTACGCCGCTGTCACTGGAGCCCCGCACCGCTGATATTGTTCCCAGAGATGGTCAGCCGCCGCACAAGTACCCAGATGTTCAACTTTTTACAATGAAATGTCGTAGG AAAGGCGAAGCTCGTCTCGAACTGAGTTCAGAAGTGGAAGGTGAGAGAGAAGCGAGCGAGTTGGAAGTTTCATGCGCGCCGCACGTGTCCCGGGTCAAGTTGGAGCCCACTGAACCGCCGGGGAATTGTTCCGCTAGCACTAG aGTATGGATACGCCCTGGTCAAGAAGTGTCTGTGAAAGTGACATTATACGACGCAATCGGTAGGGAGTTGTTAGACGAACAAGGACCAAGGATGACATGGGAAACTCAACCTAATCACATTGGAATAGAGTACAAAGCTACAGATAGAATGTTTGTCGAAACCAATCCGGTATATGCCCCAGTACCTGTACCTATGAATTATTATCAG TTGGTATCCGCGGAAGAAAACGCAATTGGATGGTCTGGAGTGTTGAAAGCTGATATTCCAGAAGCTTCTGCCACAATACAAGCTAAGGTTGTGGCGCCTCTCAAATGTGAGCCAAATAAG gTGAACTTAGCGTGGGAGAGTGAAGTAGCCCCAAACATAGCTACAATCAGCGGTGGCAGTGGACGGTACGCTGTCGAGAGCCCGAAAGGTGTGACGGCAACGGTTGACAGTGGAATATTAAATGCTATATTACCAGCGCCTGGGTCTTACGACTTGACCATTGTTGATTTGTGCGTTCATGGGGAGCGGCAGACTGTTGAG GTGAACATCGAAGAAGTGCTAAGCGTGGAGGTGTCAACGGCACGCGCTGTATGCGAAGGCGCGTGTGTCCCAATCAGTGCGCTGGTGCGAGGCGTGTCCCATAGATACTTGAGCAGCAGCCGCGATCCGGAGTGGCGGACCAGTGGCGATGTTGTGGTCAAGGGGACCAACCTGTGTGGCCTGAAAGAAGGTTCTGGAAGGGTCAGAGCGTCGCTGGCTGGCGTGTGGAGTTCGGAAGTTGAG gtCACGGTGTTCCCCAGTCTTCGTATAGTACCTGAACGATCGCGTTTGCCCCCCGGAGCCAGATTACAGCTGCGACATGCAGGTGGACCTCCGATGCATCTCGCCAGTTTAACCTACAAACTTAAACAAGGAAACTCATTTGTTGAG gtaTCGCCAACAGGAGCCGTGCAGGGAGTAAACTTAGGTTCGGCGCGTATCGTTCTTATCGCCTCCGATATAACTAACGTTGAATTGGCCACAGCTGAAGCTGAAATTGAG GTAGTGCCAATAACGAACCTCCGGGTGCGCGCGTCCACGCAGACGCTGCTGGTGGGCCAGCCGGCGCGCGTGTGGGTGGAGGCGGCGGGGCTGGGCGCGGCGGCGCTGTGGGCGCTGCacccgccgccgcgcgccgcctgGACGCTGCGCGACCCCGCCGCCGGGGCCGCCGGGGCCGCTACGCTCTACACCGCGCACGCTATGG ATATGTTAGAGAGAACGGCCGCAGAGGGATTGTCGATACGCGTGGTGCCTCTGAAAGCCGGCGTTATAACTATCGACGTTCGAGTGCGGAATATGGGACAG ATATCCGAAACGCGTTCCTGGGATAGCACAATCGAGATCCTTGCTATAACAGATATCAAGACATCAGTAGAAGGCTTATCAAAGGAGGTGGCCACCGGAGAAAGACTTGCTCTGGCTGTAGGAGCCACTGTGAAACTGCACTCAGCTCCAAGAAGTAACTGGGTGTCGTATGATGATGGAGCATTTGATTTGAGACCAAATGGTGAGCTGGTTGCTATGAGACCGGGACATGGGGTGGCTGTAGCGAGGCATAAAGATGAGAGGAATGGAATCCATCGGGAGAGT ATAATCCACGTGGAAGTGGCCACCCCGCACTACTGCACCGCCGAGCCGTCCGGCGAGGACGAGGCCGGGATACGGGTGGTGTTGCGCAGTGCTATAGGACGCCAGCTGATCGGGCCGCAAGCCAACACCTCGGTGGCGCCGCCTCACGTTGCGCATGCGCGACCCGCTGCGAG TGGTCTCGGAACGGAACTGTTGCTATCGAACATAGATGGAACCGGCGCGTTTATGGGATTCCACAGTACTATTGGAGGACATACCGTATCTGATGAAGTGTGGGTCTCATCTACCGACGCTAGTGTAAACAGGATATTAG CGGTGGGCGGGTGGGTGGTGTGCCTGGAGGGCGTGGGgtggcgcggcggcggcgcggtgCGCGTGcaggcgggcgcgggcgcgtcGCTGGCGCTGCtggccgccgccgcgcccgcgcgccACGCGCTGCGCCGCGACCgccccgccgccgccgccaccGTGCAACAGCTGCCTATCAAAAAG atGGAATTTATACCCGGCGAATGGCCTGCATCATTCGTGCCGCTGATAATAGACTCCGACCTGGGCACCGGGCCGGTGCTCTGTACTGAGGAGCAGAAGTACGCGCTGGAAGGGGTCGAAGTCGAGTTGCCATACATATGCAGGACCAAGCCTCCGCATACTGCACAACCAGTTTTGGATCTGAAGAACG gtcAATTGGGCTGCTCAATCATACCAGCTATACAGATCACACAATCCTTGGAGCTCGATTTGTGCGCGGAATGGGAAACATTCAGAACATGCACCAAAGTCCTCCTTCTGCCATTGATACATGTCTCTGCGAGTAAAGTGTCGCTACTCAACCCTCCAACAATATTCACTATAACTGGTCATCCGCAAGCTATGAAACACGTCAAGATGACCGCATCTCCAGGCCTGAAGATAGAACCCAGCATAAAGGACAGTGAAATTGTGGTGACAGTGAAAAGTGAAAGTGATGATTGTGGGCTTGGTTGGGTTAACGTGGTGTCGAGGTTGACAGCGCAAGACATCAGGGTTGATGTGGAAAGGGAGTGTGATATTGCGTGCGGTACACTGCTCGGAGCTTTGTTCTCTTTGCTGAGACCATATTTGTCAACTATTATAACTGTAGCTGTTATGGCCGCTGGATATTGTTAtg tacAATCAAAACTACAACAGAAGTCGCCGATCCGTTTACCAACCGAACCGGTGCAAACGGTATTACCGGAAACGCCGCCATTGCGCCAGAGAAGCTGGTCCAGAAGCCCATATGCCTCCAATGGACCCAGTACTCCCATATATGGGGATGCCAGTATGTTACCAGATACAAGTTTTTCACCAACATCAAGGATGCACTCGAGAATTCTATAG
- the LOC119840091 gene encoding protein OSCP1: MSHFATPFIVINLGCEMVYVVEQRLKMQNIPVDKSEIVLTDIITVLLHPKLLEELFIPQPVAPHAVIKQLLEDISASSIMRLDTYSMNKLWDLMTMIFKWQLSVATNQSIFDISRRHLKCVATLLPAHFPRNIIEDTTKRFDALAMIFTANDYKCLCNTLVLWFSEYHSKISVLLRLGLQRNDGTFALPATVSLKFLKNLGENIYKHDNKKKSIDDYQIHCADDSEIRCLLGPMEATSPQKQAIHENNIELSTKQCSPIVLQKYKYFKNIDLSRKNVPSNDLTFTANIPKTTQEDLLEMLENVSLS, from the exons atgtctCACTTTGCAACACCATTTATTGTGATAAATCTCGGCTGTGAGATGGTTTATGTTGTCGAGCAGAGATTGAAAATGCAAAACATACCAGTGGACAAATCCGAGATTG TACTCACAGATATAATAACAGTCCTTCTACATCCAAAGCTCCTGGAAGAACTATTTATACCACAGCCCGTTGCTCCTCATGCCGTCATCAAGCAACTCTTAGAAGATATATCTGCCTCATCGATTATGAGACTTGATACTTATTCTATGAATAAACTTTGGGATTTAATGACAATGATCTTCAAATGGCAATTATCTGTAGCGACAAACCAGAGTATTTTTGACATCAGCCGGCgacatttaaaatgtgtagCCACTTTATTACCGGCACATTTCCcaagaaatataattgaagACACAACTAAAAGATTTGACGCTTTAGCAATGATTTTCACTGCGAATGATTATAAATGCCTTTGTAATACATTGGTGCTATGGTTTTCTGAATATCATTCCAAAATTTCAGTCCTTTTACGGCTAGGACTACAACGCAATGATGGTACTTTTGCTTTGCCTGCTACAGTTAGTctgaaatttcttaaaaatctaggggaaaatatatataaacacgataataaaaagaaatctatTGATGATTATCAAATCCACTGTGCTGACGATAGTGAAATCCGTTGTTTATTGGGTCCTATGGAAGCAACATCACCACAGAAGCAAGcaatacatgaaaataatattgaacttAGTACAAAGCAATGCTCACCAATTGTATTgcaaaagtataaatattttaaaaatattgatttgagTCGTAAAAATGTTCCAAGTAATGATCTCACTTTTACGGCTAATATACCAAAAACGACACAGGAGGATCTTCTTGAAATGTTGGAAAATGTATCCCTCAGCTGA